One Sulfolobus sp. S-194 DNA segment encodes these proteins:
- a CDS encoding cation:proton antiporter, whose amino-acid sequence MSEFTSLAEVLVIASFLGLLLRRINVSPVIAYLFSGIIGVELGLNYSSSIFQFLTFLAINLLSFEMGVSVNLVDLKKIFRRALFIVLTEFLVVTTIVMLISLFIRLNFISTILLIVIGFNTSTSIAYKLAEKTLDQNDLKIVLSVSSLEDTVAFVVLGVISSNSFNLIEIIVSAFISITLGYLISKLLINPTINFSEDSIILSGVASVFLFNILSQLLNIPSTLASFLLGIGTSYASSNNEKIVKSIKPLTDFTLILFFFVAGSYIKLSTYLLYALPISIVLVLTKYIAFSTAYWMSGIEFIRAFRTGLFMSSLSEFGIIISLTALQEGLPVLSAYNISSIVVAVSSTIASIVTTRNKAIISILNKIYYKLSLNKVDNVIRRASSHHLKIPEIVIVMVRYIIISGTITFSGAYIIYLLYTISPFLIYVSYILIVVIPAMLFTLLITTTNNIRGRYGEADFIVELFFVIVFIINVFEFEIFFLKLISFNIIVFILSIAIGSIITILSFSRIKKLLEDIEKLF is encoded by the coding sequence ATGAGTGAATTTACTAGCTTAGCTGAAGTACTTGTTATCGCTAGCTTCTTAGGACTTTTGCTCAGAAGAATAAACGTTTCTCCAGTTATTGCTTATCTCTTCTCTGGAATAATAGGAGTAGAATTAGGATTAAATTATAGTAGCTCAATATTTCAGTTTCTAACTTTTCTTGCGATAAATTTACTTTCATTCGAAATGGGTGTATCTGTTAATTTAGTTGACTTAAAGAAAATATTTAGGAGAGCTTTATTCATAGTTCTAACAGAATTTCTAGTTGTTACTACAATAGTTATGCTAATTTCCCTTTTCATAAGACTTAATTTCATAAGCACAATACTTCTCATAGTAATAGGATTTAATACCAGTACTTCAATTGCATATAAATTAGCTGAAAAAACACTCGATCAGAATGATTTAAAAATAGTACTCTCAGTTTCATCTTTAGAAGACACAGTAGCTTTTGTAGTTCTTGGTGTAATTTCATCTAATTCCTTCAACCTTATAGAAATAATAGTTTCAGCATTTATTTCTATTACTTTAGGATACTTAATATCCAAATTATTAATAAATCCTACTATAAACTTCTCTGAAGACTCAATAATTTTATCTGGTGTAGCTTCCGTATTTCTTTTTAATATCTTAAGTCAGTTACTTAATATACCTTCTACCTTAGCCTCTTTTCTTCTAGGGATAGGAACCTCTTATGCTTCTTCAAATAATGAGAAAATTGTGAAAAGCATTAAGCCTTTAACAGATTTTACACTGATCCTATTCTTCTTCGTTGCAGGAAGTTATATTAAACTTTCAACTTACTTACTTTATGCTCTACCTATTTCTATAGTTCTAGTACTTACAAAATATATAGCATTTAGTACTGCGTATTGGATGTCTGGCATAGAGTTTATTAGAGCATTTAGAACTGGACTTTTCATGAGTTCTCTTAGTGAATTTGGAATTATAATTTCACTAACAGCGTTACAAGAAGGGTTACCAGTATTATCGGCATATAACATTTCAAGCATTGTAGTAGCAGTATCATCTACGATAGCAAGTATAGTAACAACTAGGAACAAGGCAATAATTTCTATTCTAAATAAAATTTACTATAAATTAAGCCTAAATAAAGTAGATAATGTCATAAGGAGAGCTTCTTCTCACCATTTAAAAATTCCAGAAATAGTAATAGTAATGGTAAGGTACATAATTATAAGTGGGACCATAACTTTTTCTGGAGCTTATATAATTTATCTATTATACACCATAAGCCCTTTCTTGATTTATGTTTCTTACATATTGATCGTAGTGATCCCAGCCATGCTTTTTACTCTCCTTATAACCACAACAAATAATATTAGAGGAAGATATGGAGAGGCTGATTTTATAGTAGAATTATTCTTTGTAATAGTTTTTATAATAAATGTTTTTGAATTTGAAATATTCTTCCTAAAACTAATCTCATTTAACATAATCGTTTTTATACTTTCGATAGCAATAGGCAGCATAATCACAATATTATCTTTCTCAAGAATTAAAAAACTTCTTGAAGATATTGAGAAATTATTCTAA
- a CDS encoding 8-oxo-dGTP diphosphatase, whose translation MITCLVIIKANNFLLFIRKKRGLGKGLITFPGGKVKDNEKIEECAVREVKEEVNVTIFAPKLVGKIKFYLGDSEAETAYVFVTDKYEGKPEETDEAIPIWLNYIPYKEMWEDDKIWLPLVLEEKKICCEFKFDKNWQEFKGGYCNLCEFT comes from the coding sequence ATGATTACTTGTTTAGTAATTATAAAGGCTAATAATTTTTTATTATTTATAAGGAAAAAGAGAGGATTAGGGAAAGGTCTAATTACATTTCCTGGAGGTAAGGTTAAAGATAATGAGAAGATTGAAGAGTGTGCAGTAAGAGAAGTTAAAGAAGAAGTTAATGTTACTATTTTTGCACCTAAGCTTGTAGGAAAAATAAAGTTTTACCTAGGTGATTCTGAAGCAGAAACTGCCTACGTGTTTGTCACAGATAAATACGAAGGAAAACCAGAGGAAACTGATGAAGCAATACCTATTTGGCTAAACTATATACCTTATAAAGAAATGTGGGAGGACGATAAAATATGGTTACCTCTTGTACTAGAAGAAAAGAAAATTTGCTGTGAATTTAAATTTGATAAGAACTGGCAAGAATTTAAGGGAGGATACTGCAATTTATGCGAATTTACATGA
- a CDS encoding alpha/beta hydrolase-fold protein has protein sequence MLIKSFAIESNILKDNPLKDPSVRKVYSIEVGDVTQAPIVIYLSGFFSSSITLLNYDPLSESINEKLERLRKEGKVKNLIFILPDLFTKLGGNQYINSTAVGMYEDFIIKELIPYLFDIYGKKDVILMGKSSGGYGSIVLAMKYPEIIRGLIDHSGDSYFEYVYLPYFPHAIKHIRREGSLTKWLEKYWSKENKKDKDDLNTLNIIAMAAFYSPEGTEIVLPFDLDTGEIIEEVWKKWLEKDPVRLIEKYADNLRKIRLIYLDVGNKDEFRINFGMRILHKKMLRYNVKHEFEEYEGGHFNISYRYDISISLISKVFNSDNN, from the coding sequence ATGTTAATCAAAAGCTTTGCAATCGAGAGTAACATATTAAAAGATAACCCTTTAAAAGATCCCAGTGTTAGAAAAGTCTATTCTATAGAAGTTGGAGATGTAACTCAAGCTCCGATCGTAATTTATTTGAGTGGTTTTTTTTCTTCTTCTATTACACTCTTGAATTACGATCCTTTATCAGAATCTATAAATGAAAAACTAGAAAGACTACGTAAAGAAGGAAAAGTTAAGAATTTAATTTTTATACTTCCAGATCTTTTCACAAAATTGGGTGGGAATCAATACATAAATTCCACAGCTGTAGGGATGTATGAGGATTTTATTATAAAAGAGTTAATCCCATATCTTTTTGATATATACGGAAAGAAGGATGTAATATTAATGGGAAAGTCTTCTGGGGGTTATGGTTCAATAGTTTTAGCAATGAAATACCCAGAAATAATACGTGGTCTAATAGATCATTCCGGTGATTCTTATTTTGAATATGTTTACCTACCTTATTTTCCTCATGCTATTAAGCATATAAGGAGAGAAGGCAGCCTTACTAAGTGGTTGGAAAAATACTGGAGTAAAGAAAATAAGAAGGATAAAGATGATCTTAATACATTAAATATTATTGCCATGGCCGCATTTTACTCACCAGAAGGGACAGAAATTGTTTTACCATTTGATCTTGATACTGGCGAGATAATTGAAGAAGTGTGGAAAAAATGGCTAGAAAAAGATCCAGTAAGATTAATAGAAAAATATGCTGATAATTTGAGAAAAATAAGGCTGATTTATCTTGATGTAGGTAATAAAGACGAGTTTAGGATAAATTTTGGTATGAGGATTTTGCACAAGAAAATGCTAAGGTATAATGTTAAGCATGAATTCGAAGAATATGAAGGAGGTCATTTCAATATTTCTTACAGATATGATATATCCATTTCATTAATAAGTAAGGTGTTTAACAGTGACAATAATTAA
- a CDS encoding class II fumarate hydratase, whose amino-acid sequence MKYTETAPKLFMNTGTRFPRKIIWAMGLVKYAAAKVNADLNQLEKEIAKGIMQAAKEVMEGKHDDKIILDVFQTGSGTGLNMNINEVIAERATEMTGKKVHPNDHVNLGQSSNDTVPTAIRIAATSAVEEQLIPALSKFVSILNRKSEEFKDIVKSGRTHLRDALPVTLGQELSAYADAFYHDMTNLQQVLEYVKELPIGGTAVGTGLNSHPEFQLRVIQEVNNETGLGFKPANKFRGLRLLTDLLSLSGIMRTIAVDLYRLGQDIRLMFSGPMTGFNEIDLPTQEEIAGSSIMPGKTNPVTAEATLLVSAQVVGLDHANQFASMLGEFELAMGVPLIGYNVVTQINLLTEALNKFGDLVINGMVPNVEKMKRYAESSPSLITIISPIIGYDKASEIGKRLSKGMSIREALKEIGFKDDEIDRILDLSKLVKPGFPAK is encoded by the coding sequence ATGAAATACACTGAGACCGCGCCAAAACTTTTTATGAATACAGGAACTAGATTTCCTAGAAAAATAATTTGGGCTATGGGACTTGTAAAATACGCAGCAGCAAAAGTTAATGCTGATCTTAATCAGTTGGAAAAAGAAATAGCTAAAGGTATTATGCAAGCCGCAAAAGAAGTTATGGAAGGAAAACATGATGATAAAATAATTTTAGATGTATTTCAAACAGGGTCTGGTACCGGGTTAAATATGAATATTAATGAAGTGATTGCAGAAAGAGCAACTGAAATGACTGGGAAAAAAGTTCACCCTAATGATCACGTAAATTTAGGGCAATCATCTAACGATACTGTTCCTACCGCAATAAGAATAGCGGCAACCTCAGCGGTTGAAGAACAACTTATACCAGCACTTAGTAAATTTGTTTCTATTCTTAATAGAAAAAGTGAAGAATTTAAAGATATTGTGAAATCTGGAAGGACTCATTTAAGGGACGCATTACCAGTTACCTTAGGGCAAGAACTTTCAGCATATGCAGACGCTTTCTACCACGATATGACCAATTTACAACAAGTGTTAGAATACGTTAAGGAGCTTCCTATTGGGGGTACTGCAGTAGGTACTGGATTAAACTCGCATCCAGAATTTCAGCTGAGAGTTATCCAAGAGGTTAATAATGAAACTGGATTAGGATTCAAACCAGCTAATAAGTTTAGAGGATTAAGACTTTTAACAGATTTACTTAGTCTAAGCGGTATTATGAGAACAATAGCGGTAGATCTTTACAGACTTGGACAAGATATTAGATTAATGTTTTCTGGACCAATGACTGGTTTTAATGAAATAGACTTACCTACGCAAGAAGAAATAGCTGGAAGTAGTATTATGCCGGGTAAAACAAACCCAGTTACTGCGGAGGCAACATTATTAGTCTCAGCCCAAGTAGTAGGATTAGATCATGCTAATCAATTTGCATCGATGTTGGGCGAGTTTGAATTAGCCATGGGTGTTCCTTTAATTGGATATAATGTAGTTACTCAGATAAACTTACTTACGGAGGCATTGAATAAATTTGGAGATTTGGTAATTAATGGTATGGTTCCTAACGTAGAAAAAATGAAAAGATATGCTGAAAGCAGTCCTTCATTAATTACTATAATATCACCTATAATTGGTTATGATAAGGCTAGCGAAATCGGGAAGAGATTAAGCAAAGGAATGTCTATAAGAGAAGCATTAAAAGAGATAGGGTTTAAAGATGATGAAATAGATAGGATACTAGATTTGTCAAAATTAGTTAAACCAGGTTTTCCTGCAAAATGA
- the tpiA gene encoding triose-phosphate isomerase encodes MKPPIILINYKAYENSYGEKGVEISKKIEKVSKDHEVPIIISVPATMIYKLSQILEIPVYAQHVDALRHGAHTGAILPEMIKDAGAKGSLLNHSERKIRLDEIHEAVTRIRDLGLESVVCADSYELVHPLALLKPNAILIEPPELIGSGRAVSKEKPEVITRAVNEIKKVEGVYLIAGAGITTGEDVYKAIELGADGIGVASAVMKSSTPEKIVEDFVINALKAIDKKKENQ; translated from the coding sequence GTGAAACCCCCTATAATATTAATCAACTACAAGGCATATGAGAACTCATACGGAGAAAAAGGAGTAGAGATATCTAAAAAAATAGAGAAAGTTAGCAAAGATCATGAAGTTCCAATTATTATATCAGTTCCAGCAACAATGATATATAAACTCTCTCAAATTTTAGAAATTCCAGTATATGCACAGCATGTTGATGCATTAAGACATGGAGCACATACGGGTGCAATATTACCAGAGATGATAAAAGATGCTGGAGCTAAGGGATCATTACTTAATCATAGTGAAAGAAAAATTAGATTAGATGAAATACATGAGGCAGTTACAAGGATAAGGGATTTAGGATTAGAGAGTGTAGTTTGTGCTGACTCTTATGAATTAGTTCATCCTCTAGCATTACTTAAACCTAACGCTATACTTATAGAACCTCCAGAATTAATCGGAAGTGGAAGAGCTGTATCTAAAGAAAAACCAGAAGTTATAACAAGAGCAGTTAACGAGATAAAAAAGGTAGAAGGAGTTTACTTGATTGCTGGAGCTGGGATTACAACAGGTGAAGATGTATATAAAGCAATCGAATTAGGAGCTGATGGTATTGGTGTTGCTAGTGCGGTAATGAAATCATCAACGCCAGAAAAAATAGTAGAAGATTTTGTTATAAACGCTTTAAAAGCTATTGATAAAAAGAAAGAAAATCAATAA